The following coding sequences lie in one Bos taurus isolate L1 Dominette 01449 registration number 42190680 breed Hereford chromosome 28, ARS-UCD2.0, whole genome shotgun sequence genomic window:
- the EXOC8 gene encoding exocyst complex component 8, which translates to MAMAMSDSGASRLRRQLESGGFEARLYVKQLSQQSDGDRDLQEHRQRIQALAEETAQNLKRNVYQNYRQFIETAREISYLESEMYQLSHLLTEQKSSLESIPLTLLPAAAAAGAAAASGGEEGGGGAGGRDQLRGQTGFFPSPGGASRDGSGPGEEGKQRTLTTLLEKVEGCRHLLETPGQYLVYNGDLVEYEADHMAQLQRVHGFLMNDCLLVATWLPQRRGMYRYNALYPLDGLAVVNVKDNPPMKDMFKLLMFPESRIFQAENAKIKREWLEVLEETKRALSEKRRREQEEAAAPRGPPQVTPKASNPFEDEDDDEPTVPEIEEEKVDLSMEWIQELPEDLDVCIAQRDFEGAVDLLDKLNHYLEDKPSPPPVKELRARVDERVRQLTEVLVFELSPDRSLRGGPKATRRAVSQLIRLGQCTKACELFLRNRAAAVHTAIRQLRIEGATLLYIHKLCHVFFTSLLETAREFETDFAGTDSGCYSAFVVWARSAMGMFVDAFSKQVFDSKESLSTAAECVRVAKEHCQQLGDIGLDLTFIVHALLVKDIQGALHSYKEIIIEATKHRNSEEMWRRMNLMTPEALGKLKEEMKSCGVSNFEQYTGDDCWVNLSYTVVAFTKQTMGFLEEALKLYFPELHMVLLESLVEIILVAVQHVDYSLRCEQDPEKKAFIRQNASFLYETVLPVVEKRFEEGVGKPAKQLQDLRNASRLIRVNPESTTSVV; encoded by the coding sequence ATGGCGATGGCTATGTCAGATAGTGGGGCGAGCCGTCTGAGGCGGCAGCTCGAGTCGGGCGGCTTCGAGGCGCGGCTGTACGTGAAGCAGCTCTCACAGCAGTCGGACGGGGACCGGGACTTGCAGGAGCACCGACAGCGCATCCAGGCGCTGGCGGAGGAGACGGCGCAGAACCTGAAGCGCAACGTCTACCAGAACTACCGGCAGTTCATAGAGACGGCCCGTGAGATCTCCTACCTGGAGAGCGAGATGTATCAGCTCAGCCACCTGCTGACCGAGCAGAAGAGCAGCCTGGAGAGCATCCCGCTTACCCTGCTGCCTGCTGCCGCTGCCGcgggcgccgccgccgcctctggaggggaggaaggaggaggtggcGCGGGGGGCCGTGACCAGCTCCGGGGCCAGACCGGCTTTTTCCCCAGCCCCGGGGGCGCCTCCCGGGACGGTTCTGGGCCAGGCGAGGAAGGAAAGCAGCGAACCCTCACCACCCTGCTTGAGAAGGTGGAAGGCTGCAGGCACCTGCTGGAGACGCCGGGACAGTACCTAGTGTACAATGGTGACCTGGTGGAATACGAGGCGGACCACATGGCCCAGCTGCAGCGGGTGCACGGCTTTCTCATGAACGATTGTTTGCTGGTGGCCACCTGGCTGCCACAGCGGCGGGGAATGTATCGCTACAACGCCCTTTATCCCCTGGATGGTTTGGCTGTGGTCAATGTCAAGGACAACCCACCCATGAAGGACATGTTCAAGCTGTTAATGTTTCCCGAGAGCCGTATTTTTCAGgcagaaaatgcaaaaatcaaaCGGGAGTGGCTGGAAGTGCTGGAGGAAACCAAGAGGGCCCTCAGTGAAAAAAGACGCAGGGAACAGGAGGAGGCAGCGGCCCCCCGAGGGCCACCCCAAGTGACCCCCAAGGCCAGTAACCCGTTTGAGGACGAAGACGATGACGAACCAACTGTTCCCGAGATAGAAGAAGAGAAGGTGGACCTCTCAATGGAATGGATCCAAGAATTGCCTGAAGACCTGGATGTCTGTATTGCCCAGAGGGACTTTGAAGGTGCCGTTGACCTCCTGGATAAATTGAACCATTACCTAGAAGACAAGCCCAGCCCACCTCCTGTGAAAGAACTAAGGGCGAGAGTGGATGAGCGTGTCCGCCAGCTCACCGAGGTACTAGTTTTTGAACTCTCCCCGGATCGGTCCCTGAGAGGTGGTCCCAAGGCGACCCGCAGGGCAGTTTCTCAACTAATCCGGCTTGGCCAGTGCACGAAGGCTTGTGAGCTGTTTTTGAGAAACAGGGCGGCAGCTGTACACACTGCAATACGCCAGCTTCGCATTGAAGGGGCCACCTTACTCTACATTCATAAGCTGTGCCACGTCTTCTTTACCAGCCTTCTGGAGACGGCCAGGGAATTTGAGACCGACTTTGCAGGCACCGACAGTGGCTGCTACTCTGCCTTTGTCGTCTGGGCGAGGTCAGCCATGGGCATGTTCGTGGATGCTTTCAGCAAGCAGGTGTTCGACAGTAAGGAGAGCCTCTCCACAGCAGCCGAGTGCGTCAGAGTGGCGAAGGAGCATTGTCAACAGCTGGGCGACATCGGACTCGACCTCACCTTCATCGTCCACGCCCTTCTGGTGAAAGACATCCAAGGAGCCTTGCATAGTTACAAAGAAATCATCATCGAAGCCACTAAGCATCGCAACTCAGAGGAGATGTGGAGGAGGATGAATTTGATGACTCCGGAGGCCCTGGGGAAActcaaagaggaaatgaagagcTGCGGGGTGAGTAACTTTGAGCAATACACGGGGGATGACTGCTGGGTGAACCTGAGTTACACGGTGGTTGCGTTCACCAAGCAGACCATGGGCTTCTTAGAAGAGGCACTGAAGCTGTATTTCCCAGAGCTGCACATGGTGCTTTTGGAGAGCCTGGTGGAGATCATTCTGGTTGCTGTTCAGCATGTGGATTACAGCCTTCGGTGTGAGCAAGATCCAGAGAAGAAGGCTTTTATCAGACAGAATGCATCTTTTCTGTATGAAACAGTCCTCCCCGTGGTGGAAAAAAGGTTTGAGGAGGGTGTGGGGAAACCTGCCAAGCAACTCCAGGACCTGAGAAATGCCTCCAGACTGATTCGAGTGAATCCCGAAAGTACAACGTCAGTGGTCTGA